The following proteins are encoded in a genomic region of Burkholderia stabilis:
- a CDS encoding aldehyde dehydrogenase family protein → MLSLVSRLDALNVSPGRLFIDGQWLDWPDARFDQINPCTNEVMTSFAEAGTRGVALAVAAARKAFDEGPWPRMRAQDRKRMLQPIVERLYAAEEEIARLQTLDNGVPYTFSRNSRVSAKAAADIFDHFLGWIDKINGDTLPIFSGASNMQYMTFRDPVGVVAAILPYNGPVMTFAMKVAPALACGCTVVVKPSELTNLAVSRLAQILADSDLPPGVFNLVTGATETGTALTSHPGVDKVTFTGSPLVGERITVASAPTMKRLSLELGGKSAALVFPDTRSVPATAQAIMGLCSTFLSGQVCTTPSRALVHRSIMDEFLHHAQEQLAKVRFGDPFDAATTSAPMISRRHQARVLEYVESGRQQGATLLAGGRAPDGASGNGNWVEPALFANVRNDMTIAQEEIFGPVLSVIPFETEEEAVRIANDSEYGLAGCVYTTDVSRAFRVARAVKSGSIGVNGFASIPNAPFGGIKRSGVGREGGWSTIEAFTELKTINFNLDA, encoded by the coding sequence ATGCTCAGTCTCGTTTCCCGGCTCGATGCGCTGAATGTCAGCCCGGGCCGCCTTTTCATCGACGGCCAGTGGCTCGACTGGCCCGATGCGCGTTTCGACCAGATCAACCCCTGCACGAACGAAGTCATGACCAGCTTCGCCGAAGCCGGCACGCGTGGCGTGGCGCTCGCGGTAGCCGCGGCACGCAAGGCGTTCGACGAAGGCCCGTGGCCGCGCATGCGCGCGCAGGATCGCAAGCGCATGTTGCAGCCGATCGTCGAGCGGCTGTATGCGGCCGAGGAGGAAATCGCCCGGTTGCAGACCCTCGACAACGGCGTTCCGTACACGTTCAGCCGCAACTCGCGCGTGTCGGCGAAAGCGGCCGCCGACATCTTCGACCATTTCCTCGGCTGGATCGACAAGATCAACGGCGACACGCTGCCGATCTTCTCGGGCGCGTCGAACATGCAGTACATGACCTTCCGCGACCCGGTCGGCGTCGTCGCGGCGATCCTGCCGTACAACGGCCCGGTGATGACGTTCGCGATGAAAGTGGCGCCGGCGCTGGCCTGCGGCTGCACCGTGGTCGTCAAGCCGTCCGAACTCACCAACCTGGCCGTGAGCCGGCTCGCGCAGATCCTCGCCGACAGCGATTTGCCACCCGGCGTGTTCAACCTCGTGACCGGCGCGACCGAAACGGGCACGGCGCTCACGTCGCACCCCGGCGTCGACAAGGTGACGTTCACCGGCAGCCCGCTCGTCGGCGAACGCATCACGGTGGCAAGCGCGCCGACCATGAAACGCCTGTCGCTGGAGCTGGGCGGCAAGAGCGCGGCGCTGGTCTTTCCCGACACGCGCAGCGTGCCGGCCACCGCGCAGGCGATCATGGGGCTCTGCTCCACCTTCCTGTCGGGACAGGTCTGCACCACGCCTTCCCGCGCGCTCGTGCACCGTTCGATCATGGACGAGTTCCTGCATCACGCGCAGGAACAGCTCGCGAAGGTGCGGTTCGGCGATCCGTTCGACGCCGCCACCACGTCCGCGCCGATGATCTCCCGGCGCCACCAGGCGCGCGTGCTCGAATACGTCGAAAGCGGCCGGCAGCAAGGCGCGACGCTGCTGGCCGGCGGCCGTGCGCCGGACGGCGCATCCGGCAACGGCAACTGGGTCGAGCCGGCGCTGTTCGCGAACGTGCGCAACGACATGACGATTGCGCAGGAAGAAATCTTCGGCCCCGTGCTGTCGGTGATTCCGTTCGAGACGGAAGAGGAAGCCGTGCGCATCGCCAACGATAGCGAATACGGCCTCGCCGGCTGCGTGTACACCACGGACGTCAGCCGCGCGTTTCGCGTCGCACGCGCGGTGAAGAGCGGCTCGATCGGCGTCAACGGCTTCGCCAGCATTCCGAACGCGCCGTTCGGCGGCATCAAGCGCTCGGGCGTGGGACGCGAAGGCGGCTGGTCGACGATCGAGGCGTTTACCGAGTTGAAAACGATCAATTTCAATCTGGATGCCTGA